From Magnetococcales bacterium, a single genomic window includes:
- a CDS encoding glutamate-5-semialdehyde dehydrogenase, producing MNEIMELVEKTCQQARHGARLLVRSSGAARNRALEMMADTLVAQSTELQTRNRLDLDNAEKNGLSPAMIDRLRLTGPRIRDMAEGLRQVAALPDPVGEITEIRTRPNGMRVGRMRMPLGVIGIIYESRPNVTADAAGLCVKSGNAVILRGGSEAFHSNRAIASCLAQGLEGAGLPGEAIRFIDTVDRAAVGALLQSDRYVDVIIPRGGKGLISRIMAESRIPIIKHLDGICHVFVDASADLAMAEEVVFNSKMQRTGVCNAAETLLIHAAVAETFLPVMARRLTAAGCELRGCPATQKILTGVTPVTPATAQDWDTEHLAAILSVRVVPDLDAALEHIDLHSSRHTEVILTRDHPRAMRFLQEVDSSAVMVNASSRFNDGFQFGLGAEMGISTDKLHVRGPVGLEGLTSLKYIVLGDGQLRQ from the coding sequence ATGAACGAGATCATGGAGCTTGTCGAAAAAACCTGCCAGCAGGCACGCCATGGTGCCCGGCTGTTGGTGCGGAGTTCCGGTGCGGCCCGCAATCGGGCGCTGGAAATGATGGCCGATACGCTGGTGGCCCAAAGCACGGAATTGCAGACCCGGAATCGCCTGGATCTGGACAATGCCGAAAAAAACGGCCTGAGTCCGGCCATGATCGACCGGTTGCGGCTGACCGGACCCCGCATCCGCGACATGGCGGAAGGTTTGCGGCAGGTGGCGGCCCTTCCCGATCCGGTGGGCGAAATCACCGAAATTCGCACCCGGCCCAACGGCATGCGGGTAGGACGCATGCGCATGCCCCTGGGCGTCATCGGCATCATCTATGAGTCCCGCCCCAATGTCACCGCCGATGCCGCCGGCTTGTGCGTCAAATCCGGCAATGCCGTCATTTTGCGTGGCGGCTCGGAGGCTTTCCACTCCAACCGGGCCATTGCCTCCTGCCTGGCCCAGGGCCTGGAAGGGGCCGGGCTGCCGGGCGAAGCGATCCGCTTCATCGACACCGTGGATCGTGCTGCCGTCGGTGCCCTGCTGCAAAGCGACCGGTATGTGGACGTGATCATTCCCCGAGGTGGCAAAGGGTTGATTTCACGCATCATGGCCGAGTCACGCATCCCGATCATCAAACATTTGGACGGCATTTGTCATGTCTTTGTGGACGCCTCCGCCGATCTGGCCATGGCCGAAGAGGTGGTCTTCAACAGCAAGATGCAACGCACCGGCGTCTGCAATGCCGCCGAAACCCTGTTGATTCATGCCGCCGTGGCGGAAACCTTTCTGCCTGTCATGGCCCGGCGTCTGACTGCCGCCGGTTGTGAGCTGCGCGGCTGTCCGGCAACCCAAAAAATATTGACGGGTGTGACGCCGGTCACCCCGGCCACGGCCCAGGATTGGGATACCGAACATTTGGCCGCCATTCTGTCGGTGCGGGTGGTCCCCGACCTGGATGCGGCCCTGGAACATATCGATCTGCACTCCTCCCGCCATACCGAGGTGATTCTGACCCGCGATCACCCCCGGGCCATGCGTTTTTTGCAGGAAGTGGACTCTTCAGCGGTCATGGTCAATGCCTCCAGCCGGTTCAATGACGGCTTTCAATTCGGACTCGGAGCGGAAATGGGCATCTCGACCGATAAACTGCATGTCCGGGGTCCCGTGGGTCTGGAGGGTCTGACCAGCCTGAAATATATCGTCCTGGGCGATGGTCAACTCCGTCAATAA
- the nadD gene encoding nicotinate (nicotinamide) nucleotide adenylyltransferase encodes MTSRIGILGGTFNPPHFGHLRSALEAREILGLEQVLFLPSGRHPFKRDPRLVATHHRLAMTRLAIAAEPEFALCSLEADQEQTAFTCDTLTTLGHSYPEKELVFLFGADLLAEMHLWKGWQQLIQLAHLCVLVRPGFQGALTQTQAGQHFASARVQTAADMRRQATGHCFLVLPVTMLEISSTDLRQRQQTGRSLRYLTPQAVVDYIARQGLYE; translated from the coding sequence ATGACCTCGCGTATCGGCATTCTGGGTGGTACATTCAATCCGCCCCATTTCGGTCACCTGCGCTCGGCCCTGGAAGCCCGGGAAATTCTGGGACTGGAGCAGGTGTTGTTTCTCCCTTCCGGTCGGCACCCCTTCAAAAGGGACCCGCGCCTGGTGGCAACCCACCACCGCCTGGCCATGACCCGCCTGGCCATTGCCGCAGAACCGGAATTTGCCTTGTGTTCCCTGGAGGCCGATCAGGAACAGACCGCCTTTACCTGTGATACCCTGACCACACTCGGCCACTCCTATCCGGAGAAAGAGTTGGTGTTTTTGTTCGGTGCCGATCTGTTGGCGGAAATGCACCTCTGGAAAGGATGGCAACAGCTCATCCAGTTGGCACATTTGTGTGTCCTGGTCCGCCCCGGATTTCAGGGTGCCTTGACCCAAACCCAGGCTGGGCAGCACTTTGCATCGGCCCGGGTCCAGACCGCCGCAGACATGCGCCGGCAGGCGACCGGGCATTGCTTTCTGGTGTTGCCGGTGACCATGCTGGAGATCAGCTCGACGGATTTGCGGCAACGCCAGCAAACAGGACGTTCCCTGCGCTATCTGACCCCCCAGGCCGTGGTGGACTATATCGCCAGGCAGGGACTTTATGAATAA
- the rsfS gene encoding ribosome silencing factor — protein MDSPDMAATLEHLLDEKKAQEITRIDLRGRSPFTDFFLIATGTSETHVRSMAMEVDRFASQAKIQGLGMAGMEAGQWVLIDLGDVVIHLFQRETRAFYNLEKLWSPESLAIDDQLANALPDQDGPRKASFQERLTSFQGGAA, from the coding sequence ATGGACAGTCCGGACATGGCAGCAACCCTCGAACACCTTCTGGATGAAAAAAAAGCCCAGGAGATCACCCGGATCGATCTGCGCGGACGGTCACCGTTCACGGATTTTTTTCTCATTGCCACCGGCACTTCCGAAACCCATGTGCGCTCCATGGCCATGGAAGTGGATCGTTTTGCCAGTCAGGCCAAAATCCAGGGGTTGGGCATGGCCGGCATGGAGGCCGGACAGTGGGTTTTGATCGATCTGGGCGATGTGGTGATCCACCTGTTCCAGCGCGAAACACGGGCCTTTTACAATCTGGAAAAACTCTGGAGTCCGGAAAGCCTGGCCATCGATGACCAATTGGCCAACGCTCTTCCAGATCAGGATGGCCCCCGCAAGGCCTCTTTCCAGGAACGTTTGACCTCGTTTCAGGGTGGTGCCGCTTGA
- the rlmH gene encoding 23S rRNA (pseudouridine(1915)-N(3))-methyltransferase RlmH yields MKFHILAVGRGMPAPVRDLVLDYKNRLERFAPVALHEVAEAKRNPAQKGDPQAMAMEAERIRRLLPKAALMVPLDSQGRTLTSLELAQTLRHLQEDAVREIFFLIGGPDGLDPDLLTQGSWRLSFGPMTFPHMLMRVLLLEQLFRAMTILQGVPYHR; encoded by the coding sequence TTGAAATTTCATATCCTGGCCGTGGGTCGCGGCATGCCCGCACCGGTCCGGGATCTGGTGCTGGATTATAAAAATCGCCTGGAACGGTTTGCGCCGGTTGCATTGCATGAGGTTGCCGAAGCCAAACGCAATCCGGCCCAAAAAGGCGACCCGCAAGCCATGGCCATGGAGGCCGAACGCATCCGCCGCCTGCTGCCGAAAGCGGCGCTGATGGTGCCCCTGGACAGCCAGGGCCGCACCCTGACCTCACTGGAACTTGCGCAGACGTTGCGCCATTTACAGGAAGATGCCGTCAGGGAAATCTTTTTTTTGATCGGTGGACCCGATGGACTCGATCCGGATTTGTTGACACAAGGTTCCTGGCGGCTGTCGTTCGGTCCCATGACCTTTCCGCACATGTTGATGCGCGTTCTGCTCCTGGAACAGTTGTTCCGGGCCATGACCATTTTGCAAGGCGTTCCCTACCACCGGTAA
- a CDS encoding c-type cytochrome translates to MKIKSLLVLGAAAAFVMAGQSAQAAGDAAAGAQVFKTKCFVCHTAEKGGPAKVGPNLFAISGAGAGKSASYTGKYTEDMVKAGLTWDDATLGKYLEDPKKVVPKTKMTFPGLKDAAERDNVIAYLNTMK, encoded by the coding sequence ATGAAAATCAAATCTTTGTTGGTTCTCGGTGCCGCGGCTGCATTTGTCATGGCCGGACAGTCCGCCCAGGCCGCCGGTGATGCTGCCGCTGGAGCCCAGGTGTTCAAGACCAAATGCTTCGTCTGCCATACCGCCGAAAAAGGTGGTCCCGCCAAAGTCGGACCCAACCTGTTTGCGATTTCCGGAGCTGGCGCTGGCAAGAGTGCCTCCTACACCGGCAAATACACCGAAGACATGGTGAAAGCCGGCCTGACCTGGGATGATGCCACCCTTGGCAAATACCTCGAAGATCCGAAGAAAGTTGTTCCCAAGACCAAGATGACCTTCCCCGGTCTGAAAGATGCCGCTGAGCGCGATAACGTGATCGCCTACCTCAACACCATGAAGTAA
- a CDS encoding RNA polymerase sigma factor, with amino-acid sequence MNTDPDAELVRRAAGGDLQAYTSLVQRLQPRVLRFIFRHIGGTQDSEDLTQETFIEVFRKLKTFQGNSRFSTWVLGIARNISLNHMHRSPDFRVQTTTEEALMDLPCLEPGPDERLAMQTRIKVLRQGFDTYLTPELREAMVMVSLEGLSYQDAAAICNIPVGTMKTRVFRARKLLRDGLEQEGKLDLFLS; translated from the coding sequence GTGAACACGGATCCCGATGCAGAGCTGGTCCGACGGGCGGCAGGTGGTGATTTGCAGGCCTATACCAGTCTGGTGCAACGTTTGCAACCACGGGTGCTGCGGTTTATTTTTCGCCATATCGGCGGAACCCAGGACTCCGAGGACCTGACCCAGGAAACCTTCATCGAGGTCTTCCGGAAACTGAAGACTTTCCAGGGGAATTCAAGATTTTCCACCTGGGTCCTCGGCATTGCCCGCAACATTTCCCTCAACCACATGCATCGCTCGCCCGATTTTCGGGTCCAAACCACCACCGAAGAGGCCCTGATGGATCTTCCCTGTCTGGAGCCAGGTCCGGATGAACGTCTTGCCATGCAAACCCGTATCAAAGTCCTGCGCCAGGGATTCGATACGTACCTGACCCCGGAACTGCGCGAAGCCATGGTCATGGTCTCCCTGGAGGGTTTGAGTTACCAGGACGCGGCCGCCATCTGCAACATACCGGTCGGCACCATGAAAACCCGGGTCTTCCGGGCCAGAAAACTGCTACGGGATGGCCTGGAACAGGAAGGCAAACTCGATCTGTTTCTCTCCTGA
- a CDS encoding helix-turn-helix domain-containing protein yields MTASREENPQGTGPDVVREGMQDPVCIPLALLTDRQINLNDLRVLLALYAFADSSGTSQPTRDTLATVTGLPTSRISTITTRLATLGWLEKQSGSGKSATRYRLRSRSACRDEAHFPTTLPAGSERVQPAADTNPIPSPEPDLRRKIQKIVHEELTRLNGAGHLAGGEIAPNVKLRLKRFRKGEGG; encoded by the coding sequence TTGACTGCAAGCAGGGAAGAAAACCCGCAAGGGACCGGTCCGGATGTGGTGCGGGAGGGAATGCAGGATCCGGTGTGCATTCCGTTGGCGCTGTTGACGGATCGACAGATCAATTTGAACGATCTGCGGGTGTTGCTGGCCCTTTACGCCTTTGCGGATTCAAGCGGCACGAGCCAGCCGACACGCGATACCCTCGCGACGGTCACTGGTCTGCCGACCAGCCGGATTTCCACGATCACGACCCGTCTGGCCACCCTGGGTTGGCTGGAAAAACAATCCGGTTCCGGAAAATCTGCAACCCGCTATCGGCTGCGTTCCAGGTCTGCATGCCGGGACGAGGCACATTTCCCCACAACCCTGCCTGCCGGTTCTGAGAGGGTTCAACCTGCCGCCGACACAAACCCTATTCCCTCCCCAGAACCCGATCTGCGGCGCAAAATCCAGAAAATTGTCCATGAAGAACTGACCCGATTGAACGGGGCCGGGCATCTGGCAGGCGGCGAGATCGCCCCGAATGTCAAGCTGCGCCTGAAGCGGTTTCGCAAAGGGGAGGGCGGCTGA
- a CDS encoding mechanosensitive ion channel — translation MIGRYSAGNVPGVRLHQTPNQSCLLFVWLAWWGILGLAGMTPVPALADTPAPPLHEMENNVLLEKTSSLLDAAEAVIKNQKRALSANQIQIQKVQRQQEKPLPESTPTGSGDVSTPGEIQKQVTLHNSRMEAIRLNLAQAEVELALWNQRLKLIETIQTAIHSWENNLDQINLLILEIQWRIQDGTLTKSPVSQRLQADFIHKRRQQYQNLRQTWQKEIEQIQGFQTRLRNNLAALNKDRSDTEVHLDLLNKQLQQTQKTTQYKETLQRQSPEQWVANYRSLHAENEQEVGSFYIKSNQFNRLLEQIREKQEVLDKPGPAELEDVSQDSLLFDEARAQSHAEQMNVRIQAYQEEIQLLEAQQQQQNRLLQIGDALGTQNTNLNSQFSRLSTLAGLLENPEIQKKMPDFKVQKNTQQIRKSAEEMTRLVSEALTATENVRQQQAKLSRQLQKSREALQVIQNKKNDLGKAMQLASQRKGQEERFQEMDAKILLDLVQKSIRSLADTQKKIEEGQEVLKQTQARVTGIQFKLQSTKDPLFVLVREKMEGRRQEIREQLYGMAELPAPAEAKKEALPATTTAATTTMDPTELLAKWGDRETQQLHGLPEELSTYHNLIASHIQYLEVNKQRQGELAEAAQQELVILADHIDKLNAALLYAQQSLYGAMEIQRRLGRGEIKPEQLPENLSLLMDRSLPAKLQKSLSQVTSRKSAVEQIRAGIQAREPSPGTDSPGKPQEKSATPAEKAEPAPDDLQQQLSGIMSIIGSKLRIISDREKYREKFNQSLESWSETEKKNLHQEAIRHLKDSETLQEKLFGAFASERGQSLTEILLGFHEKVLNLKGQLKNLGTQQEDMERLLRLTEKENPLLLQLQPLLKLAVQELEQQLAVQQATLHMQLAPKKAGEIQKQLEKNLGIQLPLPQAVDDKLRQSLLDQGVETLFEISVNLIASQKRIVLFDNRRGRFGIQNELAVYQEENGKLKALSQNAQQELYRYTGQPLKQINQLQTMEGTTLTESEIRELQLGKIGKIQADRLQEQEMAAIWALLKFAGIYMTAFFLVRLIQVMVWVPMQEKAGRPIPNLIRGMVAFLIYTSAFFMIVAFVFGQTLTGLLATSGILAMVIGLAVQINISNIFSGLAINLEQPFKVGDWIQVDNIVGKVTNMTWRSTHLFDPSWERSYTIPNHVIAQSKVLNFHAPSDLFKVGGILHLPQDLEPLSTEKLLLEALQKIPNSIKPAADFIGFSDTGADYKISCLGHDYSTRNRLTRQLWLEIWKVLAANDIKPVERPVAPVVPGTPGKGS, via the coding sequence ATGATTGGCCGATACTCAGCAGGGAATGTGCCCGGTGTGCGCCTGCATCAGACCCCGAACCAATCCTGCTTGCTGTTTGTCTGGTTGGCATGGTGGGGCATTCTGGGCCTGGCTGGCATGACTCCGGTACCGGCCCTGGCTGACACTCCGGCTCCGCCCTTGCACGAGATGGAAAACAATGTGCTGCTGGAAAAGACCTCATCTCTGCTTGATGCGGCGGAAGCGGTCATCAAGAACCAGAAGCGCGCCCTGTCCGCCAACCAGATTCAGATCCAGAAGGTGCAAAGGCAACAGGAAAAACCCCTTCCGGAATCGACACCTACCGGTTCCGGCGACGTTTCGACCCCGGGGGAGATCCAGAAGCAGGTTACCCTGCACAACAGCCGCATGGAAGCCATCAGGCTCAATCTGGCCCAGGCCGAGGTGGAATTGGCCCTCTGGAACCAGCGCCTGAAACTGATTGAAACCATCCAGACCGCCATCCACTCCTGGGAAAACAATCTGGACCAGATTAACCTGTTGATTCTGGAAATTCAATGGCGCATCCAGGATGGAACCCTGACGAAAAGTCCCGTCTCCCAACGTCTGCAAGCCGATTTTATCCATAAACGTCGCCAACAGTATCAAAATTTACGGCAAACATGGCAAAAAGAGATTGAGCAGATCCAGGGTTTCCAGACCAGACTCAGAAACAACCTGGCTGCTTTGAACAAGGATCGTTCCGATACCGAAGTCCATTTGGACCTGCTCAACAAACAGTTACAGCAAACCCAGAAAACCACCCAATACAAGGAAACCTTGCAGCGCCAGTCTCCTGAGCAATGGGTCGCGAACTATCGGAGTCTCCATGCGGAAAACGAGCAGGAGGTTGGGTCTTTTTATATAAAATCAAACCAGTTCAACCGCTTGTTGGAACAGATCCGAGAAAAACAGGAGGTACTGGACAAACCAGGCCCGGCTGAGCTTGAAGATGTCAGCCAGGACTCTCTGCTGTTCGATGAGGCCCGGGCGCAGTCTCATGCCGAGCAGATGAACGTTCGCATCCAGGCCTATCAGGAGGAGATTCAGCTCCTGGAAGCCCAGCAACAGCAACAAAACAGGCTGTTGCAGATCGGCGACGCCCTGGGGACGCAAAACACGAATTTAAACAGTCAATTTTCCCGTTTGTCCACCTTGGCCGGGTTGCTGGAAAATCCGGAAATCCAAAAAAAAATGCCTGATTTTAAAGTACAGAAAAATACGCAACAAATTCGAAAGTCTGCCGAGGAAATGACCAGGCTGGTGAGTGAAGCCCTCACCGCAACGGAAAATGTGCGTCAGCAGCAGGCCAAACTGTCCAGACAGCTCCAGAAATCCAGGGAAGCCTTGCAGGTGATCCAGAATAAAAAAAATGATCTCGGCAAGGCCATGCAACTGGCCAGTCAGCGCAAAGGTCAGGAGGAGCGTTTCCAGGAGATGGATGCGAAAATTCTTTTGGATCTCGTGCAAAAGTCGATCCGCTCGCTGGCCGACACCCAAAAAAAAATCGAGGAAGGCCAGGAGGTTTTGAAACAGACCCAGGCCAGGGTTACCGGTATTCAATTCAAACTGCAATCTACCAAGGATCCCCTGTTTGTTCTGGTGCGGGAAAAAATGGAGGGCAGACGCCAGGAGATTCGTGAGCAACTCTATGGCATGGCGGAACTGCCCGCGCCAGCCGAAGCCAAAAAAGAAGCCCTTCCGGCCACCACGACAGCCGCCACCACCACCATGGATCCGACAGAATTGTTGGCCAAATGGGGGGATCGGGAAACGCAACAGCTCCATGGTCTGCCGGAGGAGTTGTCCACCTACCACAATTTGATTGCCAGTCATATTCAATATCTGGAGGTCAACAAGCAGCGCCAGGGAGAGTTGGCGGAGGCGGCGCAGCAGGAGCTGGTCATTCTGGCGGACCACATTGACAAGCTCAATGCGGCCCTGCTCTATGCCCAGCAATCCCTTTACGGGGCGATGGAAATTCAACGTCGCCTGGGTCGGGGCGAGATCAAGCCCGAGCAGCTGCCGGAAAATCTCTCCCTGCTCATGGATCGTTCCCTTCCGGCCAAATTGCAGAAGAGTCTTTCCCAGGTGACCAGCCGCAAGTCCGCTGTCGAGCAGATCCGGGCCGGGATCCAGGCCAGGGAACCCTCTCCCGGGACCGACTCCCCAGGCAAACCCCAGGAAAAATCCGCCACCCCAGCCGAAAAAGCCGAGCCTGCCCCGGATGATTTGCAACAGCAACTGTCCGGCATCATGTCGATCATCGGCTCGAAATTGCGGATCATCAGCGACCGGGAAAAATATCGGGAAAAATTCAACCAGTCCCTGGAAAGCTGGTCGGAAACCGAAAAGAAAAATCTCCACCAGGAGGCCATTCGCCATTTGAAGGATTCAGAAACCTTGCAGGAAAAACTGTTCGGGGCCTTTGCCTCGGAACGGGGACAATCCCTGACGGAAATTCTTCTGGGTTTTCACGAAAAGGTGTTGAACCTGAAAGGTCAGTTGAAAAACCTGGGCACCCAGCAGGAGGACATGGAGCGTCTGTTGCGTTTGACGGAAAAGGAAAATCCCCTGCTGCTTCAGTTGCAGCCGTTGCTGAAACTGGCCGTGCAGGAGCTGGAACAACAACTGGCCGTGCAGCAGGCCACCCTGCACATGCAGTTGGCTCCCAAAAAGGCCGGCGAGATTCAAAAGCAGTTGGAAAAAAATCTGGGCATTCAGCTTCCCCTGCCCCAGGCCGTGGATGACAAACTCAGGCAGTCTCTCCTTGACCAGGGGGTGGAGACCCTGTTTGAAATCAGTGTCAACCTGATTGCTTCGCAAAAACGGATCGTCCTGTTTGACAATCGCCGGGGTCGGTTTGGCATTCAGAACGAACTGGCCGTGTATCAGGAGGAGAACGGCAAGCTGAAGGCCCTGAGCCAGAATGCCCAGCAGGAACTCTATCGGTATACCGGCCAGCCTCTCAAGCAGATCAACCAGTTGCAAACCATGGAAGGGACCACGCTGACGGAGTCGGAAATCCGGGAGCTGCAACTTGGCAAGATCGGCAAAATCCAGGCCGACCGCTTGCAGGAGCAGGAGATGGCCGCCATTTGGGCATTGCTCAAATTTGCCGGCATCTACATGACGGCATTTTTTCTGGTGCGCCTCATCCAGGTCATGGTTTGGGTGCCGATGCAGGAAAAGGCCGGGCGTCCCATTCCCAATCTGATTCGGGGCATGGTTGCTTTTTTGATATACACGAGCGCTTTTTTCATGATTGTGGCGTTTGTGTTCGGGCAGACCCTGACCGGTCTGCTTGCCACATCCGGTATCCTGGCCATGGTCATTGGTCTGGCCGTTCAGATCAATATTTCCAACATATTTTCCGGTTTGGCGATCAATCTGGAACAGCCTTTCAAGGTTGGCGACTGGATTCAGGTGGACAATATTGTGGGCAAGGTGACCAACATGACCTGGCGTTCCACGCACCTGTTTGATCCCAGTTGGGAAAGATCTTATACCATTCCCAACCATGTCATTGCCCAGTCGAAGGTTCTCAATTTTCACGCACCCAGTGATCTGTTCAAGGTGGGGGGAATCCTGCATCTTCCCCAAGACCTGGAACCCTTGAGTACCGAAAAGCTCCTGCTCGAAGCCTTGCAAAAAATTCCAAACAGCATCAAACCTGCGGCAGATTTCATCGGTTTTTCCGACACGGGAGCCGATTATAAAATTTCCTGCCTTGGGCACGATTACAGCACCCGCAACCGCCTGACCCGGCAACTCTGGCTGGAAATCTGGAAAGTTCTCGCAGCCAACGACATCAAACCGGTCGAGCGCCCGGTGGCCCCGGTGGTTCCGGGAACACCCGGCAAGGGTTCTTGA
- a CDS encoding YqhA family protein yields MEENKDGNKFLDFVESAIEDVIFRSRWLLAPLYLCLIFGLMALLAHTPHMLMNIVHAVMEGNSKKVSIDLLELVDMVLMSNLILIILMSGYTNFVSILNVAEASEDRPVWLDHVDFGTLKLKLIGSIVAISAIALLGDFMEIEKVDKNDLAWKFGLHMLFTFSGLFFAVTEWVMKNGEIMVHKGMPHAGKHDANHKATPEGH; encoded by the coding sequence ATGGAAGAAAACAAGGATGGCAACAAATTTCTGGACTTTGTTGAAAGTGCGATCGAGGATGTGATCTTTCGCAGTCGCTGGCTGTTGGCACCTCTGTATCTGTGCCTGATTTTCGGACTCATGGCGCTGCTGGCGCATACGCCGCACATGTTGATGAACATTGTCCATGCGGTGATGGAAGGCAATTCCAAAAAGGTGTCAATTGACCTGTTGGAACTCGTGGACATGGTCCTCATGTCCAATCTGATCCTGATCATTCTGATGAGCGGCTACACCAATTTTGTGTCAATTCTCAACGTCGCCGAGGCGAGCGAAGATCGTCCGGTTTGGCTGGATCATGTCGATTTCGGTACGCTGAAACTCAAGCTGATCGGCTCCATCGTCGCCATTTCCGCCATTGCCCTGCTCGGGGATTTCATGGAGATTGAGAAGGTTGACAAGAATGATCTGGCCTGGAAGTTCGGACTGCACATGTTGTTCACCTTTTCCGGTCTCTTTTTTGCCGTCACGGAATGGGTGATGAAGAACGGCGAAATCATGGTTCACAAAGGCATGCCCCATGCCGGCAAGCATGATGCCAATCACAAGGCCACACCTGAAGGACATTGA
- the rlmD gene encoding 23S rRNA (uracil(1939)-C(5))-methyltransferase RlmD translates to MAEIDLTVERLVAGGDGLGFHAGRAVFIPFTAPGDHVRARLTRMGKHFHRAEVATLLAPGPERIAPLCSLYGHCGGCQLQHLQPQSCQMAKQGFVVDALHRIGHIADAAALTRPLLAAPVTTGYRRRASFKVREIQGRILVGFFAPGSHHLLDLAHCPVLHPALASLLHPLRHLLGTLTMRARLPQVDVVQGDNGTALICHLLDPLSGKDRERLIQFARDLGLLQLWLQGGRKHNLLPLVTETEPLYHLDGLELRFRPGDFTQANFEQNQHLVRQAMAWAGSGSRAVDLFCGVGNLTLPLGQRFTEVLGLEGYGPAVERGLANAQANRLGHIAFRQMELHGKPPLPIPELTEADICLVNPPRTGALSVMKSLVAAQVPRVVYVACDPATFARDAAHLVHHGYRLEQIQPLDMLPLTHHVETIALFVWDGSS, encoded by the coding sequence ATGGCCGAGATTGACCTCACCGTCGAACGTCTGGTTGCGGGAGGTGATGGTCTGGGTTTTCATGCCGGGCGGGCTGTTTTCATTCCCTTTACGGCTCCCGGGGATCATGTACGGGCGCGGCTGACCCGCATGGGAAAACACTTTCACCGGGCCGAGGTGGCAACCCTTCTTGCCCCCGGCCCGGAGCGGATTGCGCCGCTCTGTTCCCTGTATGGCCATTGCGGCGGCTGTCAGTTGCAACACCTGCAACCTCAGAGTTGCCAAATGGCCAAACAGGGATTTGTGGTGGATGCCCTGCACCGCATCGGCCATATCGCAGATGCCGCAGCCCTGACCAGGCCATTGCTGGCCGCCCCGGTCACAACGGGTTATCGGCGGCGGGCCAGTTTCAAGGTCCGAGAAATCCAGGGTCGCATTCTGGTGGGTTTTTTTGCCCCCGGGTCGCACCATCTGCTGGACCTTGCCCACTGTCCCGTTTTACATCCCGCCCTGGCAAGCCTGCTGCATCCATTGCGCCATCTGCTGGGCACGCTCACCATGCGGGCACGCCTGCCCCAGGTGGATGTCGTCCAGGGTGACAATGGTACCGCCCTGATCTGCCATCTATTGGACCCCCTGTCCGGAAAAGATCGGGAACGCCTGATACAATTTGCCCGCGACCTCGGTCTGCTGCAACTCTGGCTCCAGGGCGGACGCAAACACAACCTTCTCCCCCTGGTGACCGAAACGGAACCTCTGTATCACCTCGACGGGCTGGAACTCCGCTTTCGTCCCGGCGATTTTACCCAGGCCAATTTTGAACAGAATCAACACCTTGTTCGGCAGGCCATGGCATGGGCCGGTTCCGGAAGCAGAGCCGTGGACCTCTTTTGTGGGGTTGGCAACCTGACCCTGCCGCTTGGGCAACGCTTTACCGAGGTCCTGGGCCTGGAAGGGTATGGACCGGCTGTGGAACGCGGCCTGGCCAATGCCCAGGCCAATCGTCTGGGCCATATTGCCTTCAGGCAGATGGAGTTGCACGGCAAGCCCCCGTTGCCCATTCCGGAGCTGACTGAGGCGGATATCTGCCTGGTCAATCCCCCCCGGACCGGTGCTTTGTCGGTCATGAAATCCCTGGTCGCCGCCCAGGTGCCGCGCGTGGTTTACGTTGCGTGCGATCCGGCCACCTTTGCCCGCGATGCCGCCCACCTCGTGCATCATGGCTACCGTCTGGAACAGATCCAGCCCCTGGATATGCTGCCCCTGACTCACCACGTTGAAACAATCGCGCTGTTTGTCTGGGATGGCTCTTCCTGA